The proteins below are encoded in one region of Aquisphaera giovannonii:
- a CDS encoding TadE/TadG family type IV pilus assembly protein produces MIARGRGRKRRRGIAAVEAALTFPLLLTILVGLWEVGRLVEVKQVLVNAAREGGRQASIGTKTAAQIQADVLNYIRLDGLSTQGAGVTVTNLTSPSVVDPSQAAQLDRIRVTVTIPFDSVKLSLLNRVYAAPTLSASSEWKSMKDLPVDFSAVIPIY; encoded by the coding sequence GTGATCGCACGCGGTCGAGGCCGGAAGCGCAGGCGGGGCATCGCGGCGGTGGAGGCGGCCCTCACCTTCCCCTTGCTGCTGACGATCCTGGTTGGGCTCTGGGAGGTGGGGCGGCTGGTCGAGGTGAAGCAGGTCCTCGTGAACGCCGCCCGCGAGGGGGGACGCCAGGCCTCCATCGGCACGAAGACGGCGGCGCAGATCCAGGCCGACGTGCTGAACTACATCCGCCTGGACGGGCTCAGCACCCAGGGGGCCGGCGTGACCGTGACCAACCTGACCTCCCCGTCGGTGGTCGACCCGTCGCAGGCGGCGCAGCTCGATCGGATCAGGGTGACCGTCACGATCCCGTTCGACAGCGTGAAGCTGAGCCTCCTCAACCGGGTCTACGCCGCGCCGACGCTCTCCGCCTCGTCGGAATGGAAGTCGATGAAGGACCTGCCCGTCGACTTCTCGGCGGTCATCCCCATCTACTGA
- a CDS encoding ABC transporter ATP-binding protein — protein MTATIAAELRDAVKVYRSGLLGRRELRALDGVSFRVHAGEVVGLVGPNRAGKTTAVKTLLSLSRPSGGQAFRFGLPIADRRTLSRVGYVPERPSFPPYLSAAEVLDYYGTLALVPAGERRRRIPALLERTGLADRAGEPVSRFSKGMVQRLGLAQALINDPELLVLDEPDEGLDVSGRELLHEALAEQRGRGRAAILVSHAIRDVEIACDRVIALAEGRLVRRPEPHPAGGPHRGAAGALEPATPATRTGALP, from the coding sequence ATGACGGCGACCATCGCCGCAGAGCTCCGGGACGCGGTCAAGGTGTACCGGTCGGGCCTCCTCGGCCGGCGAGAATTGCGGGCGCTCGACGGGGTCAGCTTCCGCGTGCATGCCGGCGAGGTGGTGGGCCTCGTCGGGCCGAATCGGGCCGGCAAGACCACCGCGGTCAAGACCCTGCTCTCGCTCTCCCGGCCGTCGGGGGGGCAGGCCTTCCGGTTCGGCCTGCCGATCGCGGACCGCCGCACCCTGTCCCGGGTCGGGTACGTCCCGGAGCGGCCCTCTTTCCCTCCGTACCTCTCCGCGGCGGAGGTCCTGGATTACTACGGCACGCTCGCCCTCGTCCCCGCGGGCGAGCGTCGGCGACGCATCCCCGCCCTGCTCGAGCGGACGGGCCTGGCCGACCGCGCCGGCGAGCCCGTCTCCCGATTCAGCAAGGGCATGGTCCAGCGGCTGGGCCTGGCCCAGGCGCTGATCAACGACCCGGAGCTCCTCGTGCTCGACGAGCCCGACGAGGGGCTCGACGTCTCGGGCCGCGAGCTCCTCCACGAGGCCCTGGCCGAGCAGCGGGGCCGCGGCCGTGCGGCGATCCTGGTCTCGCACGCCATCCGGGACGTCGAGATCGCGTGCGACCGCGTGATCGCGCTCGCCGAGGGCCGGCTGGTCCGCCGGCCGGAGCCCCACCCCGCGGGCGGCCCACACCGGGGCGCCGCGGGCGCCCTCGAGCCGGCGACTCCCGCCACCCGCACGGGGGCCCTGCCATGA